GATTTGGCAAGACGATCAGGTATTATTAAATTGAAGAATGCTATCGGTGATATTAACTTTTACAAAAGCAGAGATGGCTATTTGGCTAAACAAAAAGGAGGCATTGATAAGGAATGCTTCCATAACGATCAGAAGTTTCAAGGGACTAGGGAAAATTCCGCGGAGTTAGCACGAGGTGGCAAAGCCAGCAAGGTATTGTGTACTGTGATCCGACTTATCTTGAACAAAACTCAGGATTCGCCCATGATCCTGTATATTTCTTGTAGATGCAATTTATAAAATTCCGGTGCCGCGCAATTTCTAACTGCTTAAATGTAAAAAAGCTTTCTGATTTATCAGAAAGCTTTTTTTGTCTTTGGCGGAAGAGGCGGGATTCGAATTTCACGTTTCTTCATAATATGCCTTTATTTTGTTTAAATCTATTTTTCAGCACTAGTATTAGCGAATATTTTGCGCAAATTTGGTGCTGTTTTGGGTGCTGTTTTTATGTTTAATTTCAATTTAAGCATTTACTTTCAAAGTTCCAAAATGAAAAGAATATTAAGCTTATCAGTAGAAGGGAAGGCTAGTTATATAACCTATTGGATAAACAGTCCATTTTTTTATGCTTAGTTGTAACAAAGTATACCAATGTGTATACTAAAAAATAGCTTAATGCTATTATTCAGCGGACGGAGTATACCCGGAGGATACTCAGAAATTTATTTGCAACGCATGAGGCAAGAGGAGTAGGGGTCTGCCCAACTTCTGCTTGCTCTAATGCTTGCTCTAATGCTTGTAATCCATTGGGGCTGAGGGATTTACCTCAGCGCCAGCTGCCAGGTCTCCTGGACTTTGCCCCGGCTTTTGAGCAGCTCCAACTGTTCGCCCGTGGCCGCTGCCAGTAGCTTGGGCAGGCTGCTGTACTTGTCAAATTCGGGCGGGTACTTTTCGAGCACCCGGAAGCCCTGATCGTAAAAGAACTGCCCGGCCTGGTCGAAAGACTCGAAGTAGTTGGCGTGCACATTGTTTTTCCGGAAGAAATCGCTCCATTGTCCGTCTCTGTCGCTGCCCACGGCCCGGGTCTCATGCCGGATATAAATATCGGCGGTGGTCCAGGTGCCGCCCTGCCGCTCGAGCAGCCTGCGGATATGTTGCAGGATCTGTTTTTTGGCCGCGTCGTCGAAATACAGCAGCAGCCCCTCATTGATGATGGCGAGTTCGCTGCTGCTCTCCGGATAGCTTTCGGTGTGTAGCACGTCGAGCGGCTTCAATTGCAGGTTTTGCGGGACAGCCTGCTGCATGGTACGCAGCATTTCACTCTTCTGGCTGATGATGGCCGGCAGGTCCGTGTCGATGTAGCTGGCGTCGGGGTGCTTGCGGGCGTAGTCCAGACCACGCAACGAGAAGCCTGCGGAGAGCTCGAGTACGGTAGGTGCTGCGGTCTTTTCCAGAAAATAATCCAGGGAGCGGTACCGCATTTCGAAGTGCAGCACGCTGGCCCAGAAACCAAAATCCTGTTGTGGAGCGGCAAGGCTTTCGATGCCGAAATAGGCGGCTACCTCCTCCGCAAAGGGAATGGAGCCTGCGGCCGCTTTGAAGGCCAGCAAGGCGCTGGCGGTATCTGTTACGTGTTTTAATCGCATGATTGTGTGTTTTTTTCTGCAAAGTAACAGCACCCCGGGATGGCAAAATAGGAAAAAGTAGACCTATCGTTTTTTGTTGAAGGCATTGCCCAGCTGGTTTGGGGCGCGCATAAACTGCCGTGGCCGCTGTGTGAATACCTTGCGGAAGTCTTGCAGGAAGTGGGATTCGTCATAGTAAAGGTCATACAGATGGTCTTTGTTTTCCCTTTGCTGATCACGGATATAGAGGTTGTACATCGCCTGCAGGCGCACGATGGAAGCATATTCTTTCGGTGTCAAGCCGACCTGCTCCTTGAACAGCTTATTGAGATGCCGCTGCGAGCCGGGAATATTTTCGAAGACCTCCCGGATGCGGATATTGCCCTGATGCTGGTCGATGGCATCCACTGCGCTGATGACGCGCCCATCGGCTGCAAACTGTATCCGCTCGGCCAGCAGCTGCAGCAGCGAACCGATACTGTCCGCAGGCACCCCAGTGCAGGAGTCCAGTACCATGCTGCCGTCCTGCTTCAGGCGGGAGATGGACGCTACTTCGTTGACTAATGTGGGCATGGCAGCACCTGCGATGGCATAATAGCCATAGGGTCTGAAGGTGATGCCGATGGAGCTGACCGGGGCAGAACCGCTGAGAGCAATATTTTTGTTGTGAGGGCCCACCAGATGCAGGTCGTACAGCGGATGATGGAACACTTTGTCCTCCACGACATGCTCGTAAGTACTTTTATAGTTCCACAGCAATACGCATTTACCGGTCGGGATCACCAGGGCCTGCTCACGCTCCGGGAGCTGCTCTGGGCTTTCGAACGACCAGATGGATTCAATCAATGGAGATAAACTGTGAGGTACGGGATAATACTGCATGCTGGCATGTAAAAAAGCAAATATCGGAATAATGGGCCAATCGCGCAACAGGGGTTTCGTGAATTCTGATATCGGTACGTTAACTTATTTTTTCCAACCTTTTTGTGTACAGGAGATGTTCAGACCGTAGCAATCATTCCCGACAGGGATTAATATCTCGCTTCTTCGGCAAAATTTTTAATGTCAGTTGACAAAAAGATGAACTGAAAAAAACATGTAAACGAAGAAAGGTAAGAATGGTGTATGTAACCCCGCATCATCATTATCCCACAACAGTTTCACTACGTATTGACCGAAGATTGGAATTATTACGTTTAGCCAATGAATATGGTTTTATAATTTTTGAAGATGACTATGACTTTGATTTTCATTACAATCATCGTCCATTATCTCCACTTGAAAGAGCAGACGAAAACGGAATGGTAATTTACTGCGGTTCTTTCAGTAAAAGTTTTTCCCCAGCATTTCGCATGGGGTATCTGGCTGCTTCCGAAAATGTAATTGAGCACCTTGCTAATGTTCGGGTATTGCTTGATAGACAAGGTGACCACATTTTAGACTGTGCCATGGCGGAACTGCTAAACGACGGCACTATACAGCTTTACCTTAGAAAAACTTTGTCTATTTATGAAGAAAAAAGAAATCATTTTTGTGACCCATTGCATGATAAGTTAGGCAATGCTGTGAATTTTTCTGTTCCTGATGGTGGTATGACAGTATGGACTGAATTTGACAAATCCATTAATCTTGAAACCTTGTCTCAAAAAGCCTACTCCAAAGGACTATATATATATCAGATGGCAAGGTGCATCAATATCCTGATTATAATGAAAACGGTATTAGGTTAGGTTTTGCTTCTTGTTCTATGGATGACTTAACAAAAAGTGTAGATATCCTGAAGAGAATTTTATAATAACTCTTTGATTGCCTTTCGATCTTTTGAGAACAGGATTACATAAAAGATTCATACTACTTTTTGCATTTAGGATGGCTTCATAATCTTCAATAAGGTCAGACTTTCCTCAACTGCACTCTATTAAACAGATGAACCTCGTTAATTAATTATTTTTATTTCGAAAAGGAGGCTTTTTGGTCTATCCTGACTTGAATTTAACGTCTAAATTCCTTATCTTTAATTGATAAAAGCAATTGCAGCTAAAACGTATGTCAAACCAGTGAGCGATTCGGTGAGTAGGGAAATCGAGGGTTTGTAAAATTCTGATAAAGAGACTGATGTCAAAAGGGTGTTATTCCCCTACGGAATTTATATGTTGAATTTATGAGTATAAAGATTCAGGAATACACTCATTCGTACATGAAAAAAAGAAATAAATTGTGAAAGAAATTTTCAGATCAACGCCTCCAATAAATTCTTCAAATCTTGCTCAAAATGATGTAAAAAAATATGCTGACAACACTTTAGATTCCACATATTTTTTTGGTTGTTGCTGCGCGAACAGTTTTTTTCCCTCTGGTCGGGGATCTGATATTCGAAAATTACTCTTCGGTCTCAATCTGTGGTTTTGACGGTCCGTGCGTCCTTGAATTTCTTAGACCTCATAAAGCGCCTTTGGCTGGATTTTAAATTGGTGCTGTTTTTGGTGCTATTTTCCACCTAAAATGAGAAAACGCCTACTGATTTCTCAAAAACGTTTTTGTCGTGTCAGAAGAGGCGGGAGACGAATTTCACGTTTCTTCATGATATTGCCTTTATATTATCTTAATGCACTTTTCAACCTGTGAATTAGTCGGTTTCTTGTCGAAATTTGGTGCTGTTTTTGGTGCTGCTATTTATTTATTGAAATTCTAATTTAAGAATTTATTTACAAGTTTCCTAAATCAAAATATCGTATATATAAGCCAAGGTAATCTAAAATACTTTCGCTTCTAATCTCCTGCTGGAACTTCGTGATAATGGGTTGTTTGCCAAAAGTTTTGCTTACCTTAATAAAGTTCTCAAACCTTTTGCAAACGATATCATTTATTATCCCATAAATGGAACAAATCAAGGAACCATTTCATTGGATTTAGTCTCAGCTGATGAGCAGTACTTGGGCGGAAAAAGAACGATAATTAAAGAAATTCACCTGAATGCCAAAAATATGACGGACAACATCACAGCCGTAACAGGCACTTCAATAGAGTCTCCCGATCGTTTTAAACAAGCGTTAACTGCATTAAACATCCCAATATCACTCATCAGCCTTAACTCGCTAATAGAATTAAAGGATTTAAATATAAGGCAGCATCCGAACACAGAGGTTTCTAGTGACTTTTAATTAAATTGAACTGGCTACCCTAAATTCGTTGGAAGGCTCATGCAACTATAGGAAATAATTTGAGTAGTACGAACTCTCAATATAATACTCAAACCGTTTTCTCAGTACCTCTTTTGGAACGCCCAAGTGTTTTAGAATAAGATAATTGATCAAAGCACGGCAGGCTAATGTCAATGCCTCCAATTCCTCTCCGGCAGCTGCTTTAGCTTTCAAATTGGGATTATAATGGGTGTAATAGTTTCTGGATTGCTTCACTTTCCGCTTAAATGTCTCATCATAGGTATAGTCAAAACCAAGCTTACCATTTTCTACTTCTGAAAACAGCTTCGTTAGTCTTTGATCTAGGTTAAGCTCGTTTTTAAAAGCAAGGTGCTCTTTAACCTCTTTTTTATGCGCATCCGGCACACCTGCAATAATCTCACCCAATTTGATCTTGAAATCGGTATCCGGCATCAGCTTTCCCGGAAACATATAAATATGGTATATCTCCAGGACCCGGATCAAATTCAGGAAATTATTTTCGTCAAAGGCCCCGCGAAAAAAGTAGTCAAGGAATATCAATTTAAGGATATGCTGCCCTTCTGCGGCGAAACTAAACCATTTACCAAAAAAAGCTTCTAGACCATCATCCACATCGGCCCTGCTGACCAGGTATTTCCGGTGACGGTCCTGCAACGGATACTCAAACTTGTTGAACGGTACTCCACCATAGACCATTGTTCCCAGAAACTTATTTCTGGTATACTGCTCAACAGAAGTATATACACGGGCGGCGGAAACATTTGCGCCATCCTTCGACAAAAAAGAAACAAGTTGCTGAAAATACAGCAGGTATTTCATAAATTCCGAAATATGAATGCCTTCCGCATCCTTCGCGATGAAGTTGACAAGGGCAAATTCATGCAGGGTAATTTTATTGCGGTTTTCGGTAGATGGTTGGAAACACTCAAAATCGATATTGATATCTAAACTATCGCTGAGTGCCATTTTTAACTTCTCAGGTGCGGTATATTCAATCGAAAATCCAGCACTTTTGTAGCTATTTTTAAAAAAAAAACTGTCGCTGCTAATCCAGCCATCGAACGTGGGTATATGAACGCCTAGAATTTTAAATTTTTGCTCATTGAATGCGCTGTAATATTCATCGCCATATAGCATCAATTTGGCGTTGAAGATATCTATAACGCCGGAACAATCGTAAAGTGTAATTTTTTCACCATAATTTCCCAGGCCATATATCACCGGGTATCTCAGCTCTTCATTAACGCTTGCCGCTTCTTCTTCAGAAAGTTTGCGGTTATTGGGATCTGTCAGGTGAAGTTCGATAATAAAATCGGTCACAGTCAGGTGCCCCATGACTGTAATTTGGCTATTTGGTAAAAACCATATGCCGTGATAAGTTTCTTCTTTGGTCTCTACCATTTCTTAACTAAAAAGCGATTATCAAAAGTCAGGAAAAAAACAATCAAAAAGAAATTGATCTCAATAGCCGGTCTTATAAAACACTTATGCAACGCCAAAATCATATTGCAGGCTCCAAAGCTGCATTCTTCGATATTATGATAGATTTAGCAGAAAAGGAATATAAAATTGATGTAAGAAAAAACTCTTTACCCGCACAGTCGATACTTTTAAGAAAGAAAAACAAGAAAGCCTAAGTTTTACTTGTTGGATTGTTCGAGGTGGATAGGCAACTTTATTATAGAGGGATTCACTGTGTGAAACAGCGTTGAAACATTGCACAGCAAGTGGTAAAACTTGTGGCAAATATACTTGTTCGCCAAAAACGAATAGGTACACGAAAGCTTTATTATCTATTACAAAATGAGCTCCAGGTAATAAAAGTAGGAAAAGATAAGTTCTTTGACATACTACGTGCAAATCATTTGTTAATCATTCCCAAACGCAGTTACCAAACAACCTCAATGTCACATCATCGGTTTAGAAAATATCCAAATTTGATTAAGAATCTGACAATCAATCATCCTAATCAAGTCTGGGTGAGCGATATTACTTACATCGGTAAACGAGAAAAACCTTGTTATCTAAGTTTGATTACAGATGCTTACTCTAAAAAGATTGTTGGTTTTCAGGTATTAAATACGATGTGTGCTAATCATATGGTTAAAGCACTAAAGATGGCCCAAAATCAAAGAAATACAAAAGAAGCTCTAATTCACCATTCTGATAGAGGGGTTCAATATTGTTCGGATGAATATCAAGAGTATTTGAAAAAGTATAACATAACTTGCAGTATGACAGAAAATGCTGACCCTTATGAAAATGCTATTGCTGAATGAATTAACGGAATTCTAAAACAAGAATTTATGATTGACACCTATCATTTAGAACTAGCAATAATGAAGGAAGTAGTAAAAAAAGCTATTCGAATTTACAGCGATGAAAGACCACATTGGTCTAACCACATGTTTACTCCTTCAGAAATGCATACAAAACCATTAATGAATTACAGAAACTATAAAACAAAAAATAGCAGCAACCTAGTGGTTACTACTGTATAATTTTATGTATTTTTATCTCTGAAAATCTATATCACTACTTCAGGACTAGTCAACTATGCAGAGTTTGAAAAGAACCACGCAGTGATCATTTCATAGCTAAAAGAAATGCGTTTTTTTATCAGTATACAGGCAATTAATTATATATTTTATCTAAACGACACAAAATATGTTTAGTAGACTGGGTGTTTTAAGTTCCGATGCTTTAAATCGAGACGGGTATGTAATTGCTTTCGAGACATTGGAACAAATGATTGCAAAAAATGCACTTATTGGTTTACCACAGTTAATCGATCACGATTTCCACAGACCTTTGGGCTGGATTATGCCTTATGGTATCCTGATAGAACCCAAGATCAGCAAAACCGTAGGCAAGTTTTATTTCTGCGATACCGATGAAGATCGGGAAAACATCCACCCGAAAATACAGAGCCATTGGCAACGACATAACTACGAAGCGTGTAAGCCTTATGTAGATGACTTCAAACGACTTTTGCAATCAGAGTTTTCTGATAAAGGCAGATTTTATGAAAAAGGGGCGGTAGCCTATCATCTGGATGACATTGTTACCAAGTTATATCCAAAACTCTTCAGCAACACCGATAAATCAGGACTGATCTATCTCCAGGATATATTAGATGATTTTGACTATGCGGGTTCGGGCATTTTCAAAGATAAAAAATCGGAGTTATGTATCTTCTGTCATCAATTTTTTAATCGGAGCTTATCACTGTTCAACAATTTCAACACCTACTTCATTGATGAGTTTATCCGTTTAAACTCGAGAACCGACATCACCTTACGGATTGCTATTGACCCTAATTTGATTGGTCTATCCAAAACGATGAAAGGCTTCCTGGAACTGGATTATTGGTGGGGACCTAAATTTGACGACGATATTTCCAATCTTCCTGATCAGGTCACTAGATATGAATGCAATGATGAACAAAAAATGTTCAGCAATGTCACGGGCACGGAATTTTGGTGGAAATCTGATGGAAACGAGAAAAGTCTAGAAATTGAAGAAATCAGAGAAAGACCTTCATTTGGTGTTGGTGCAGACGCCTATGGATGCCGGTATATTCATTCCATTTACGATAAGCAAAAGGAAGAGTTTATGCATTTTGATGGTGCAGTACGCATGTACACCGAAGAGCAAATACTTGAAAGATGGGATGTAAACATCAATAAGGCCGGAAAAAACACTGATTACACTAAACTGTTCAGGATTGACGGTAAGCTTGGATTGGACGATTGGAAGAAACTGTGCATTCTGTACTATAAAGGCAACCCGCTTTTATTTGAATATTTCGGGGCAAAGGAAGAATATGATAAGCTGAAAAATTCTACCATAGAACAAACCCCTGGTGCAGATTTTTTACCAAACAAGATCACATCAGAAGATGGCATCAGGATATTTGTATCCTATTTTCAAAAGAGTGGAGACTATCATTCTTTCGAGCGAAAAGCCATCAATCCGGACATTATTTAGTTCCGTAATGGAGAGATCATAAATGTCCTCGAATACGATATCATAGAACTTGAAAAATTTCTTAAGAGAAAAGGCGGAGTACTGAAGTACCCTGATGAAGTTCAGTTTGTTAAGCCCTTCGATTTTTACACGAATTATCCTATAATTATACACGGTTCAAACAATACCGAGCAGCTGGTAAGCGACACACTGAGTTCCTACCGGTCGATATTTGAAATTCAGAATAAGAAACTTAATAAGACCCTCAGTATGACTATTGGTTGGGAGATGGCCGATTTCGAAGTTAGATTTTCAATTTTTGGTAAATCAAGCGAAATTACCAAATGGCTGAATATCAATAAACAAATTCCGATTGAGTATGCATCCTTTAAAGA
The genomic region above belongs to Sphingobacterium zeae and contains:
- a CDS encoding helix-turn-helix domain-containing protein, producing MQYYPVPHSLSPLIESIWSFESPEQLPEREQALVIPTGKCVLLWNYKSTYEHVVEDKVFHHPLYDLHLVGPHNKNIALSGSAPVSSIGITFRPYGYYAIAGAAMPTLVNEVASISRLKQDGSMVLDSCTGVPADSIGSLLQLLAERIQFAADGRVISAVDAIDQHQGNIRIREVFENIPGSQRHLNKLFKEQVGLTPKEYASIVRLQAMYNLYIRDQQRENKDHLYDLYYDESHFLQDFRKVFTQRPRQFMRAPNQLGNAFNKKR
- a CDS encoding HEPN domain-containing protein codes for the protein MVETKEETYHGIWFLPNSQITVMGHLTVTDFIIELHLTDPNNRKLSEEEAASVNEELRYPVIYGLGNYGEKITLYDCSGVIDIFNAKLMLYGDEYYSAFNEQKFKILGVHIPTFDGWISSDSFFFKNSYKSAGFSIEYTAPEKLKMALSDSLDINIDFECFQPSTENRNKITLHEFALVNFIAKDAEGIHISEFMKYLLYFQQLVSFLSKDGANVSAARVYTSVEQYTRNKFLGTMVYGGVPFNKFEYPLQDRHRKYLVSRADVDDGLEAFFGKWFSFAAEGQHILKLIFLDYFFRGAFDENNFLNLIRVLEIYHIYMFPGKLMPDTDFKIKLGEIIAGVPDAHKKEVKEHLAFKNELNLDQRLTKLFSEVENGKLGFDYTYDETFKRKVKQSRNYYTHYNPNLKAKAAAGEELEALTLACRALINYLILKHLGVPKEVLRKRFEYYIESSYYSNYFL
- a CDS encoding IS3 family transposase, translated to MVKLVANILVRQKRIGTRKLYYLLQNELQVIKVGKDKFFDILRANHLLIIPKRSYQTTSMSHHRFRKYPNLIKNLTINHPNQVWVSDITYIGKREKPCYLSLITDAYSKKIVGFQVLNTMCANHMVKALKMAQNQRNTKEALIHHSDRGVQYCSDEYQEYLKKYNITCSMTENADPYENAIAE
- a CDS encoding aminotransferase-like domain-containing protein, with product MKKTCKRRKVRMVYVTPHHHYPTTVSLRIDRRLELLRLANEYGFIIFEDDYDFDFHYNHRPLSPLERADENGMVIYCGSFSKSFSPAFRMGYLAASENVIEHLANVRVLLDRQGDHILDCAMAELLNDGTIQLYLRKTLSIYEEKRNHFCDPLHDKLGNAVNFSVPDGGMTVWTEFDKSINLETLSQKAYSKGLYIYQMARCINILIIMKTVLG